A genome region from Sphingomonas anseongensis includes the following:
- a CDS encoding TonB-dependent receptor plug domain-containing protein, whose translation MRSRSILLAGSAFLLVAGAASAQDPAQPIDSQTQQQQQQPDQPDTGPVDTVPDDLAEEDSQAIVVTGTKPRGSVIGDIPPENTLNSRDIQATGATDINQLLDAIAPQVGSARGRGGERPVMLLNGQRISSFRELRDIPPEAISRVEILPEEVALKYGYSADQRVVNFVLRPRFRSTSTLLRGTVPTEGGFVGGTADVTRLMIGEKGRTTVNFHAEDSGMLTESERDILLEQPPAAGSPDPRTARSLIGSRRDLRASITDNRQIGTLAVTGNAELEHTDGKSLVGLDTALLEPLARNTSSDTAHVGFVVGGNAGKWDWSVTGNGDAAHNVTKTDVDSTDLRDRGITNSLSGDVDAVANGTLFRLPAGDASTTLHVGAATIHQDSERRHEGVETSNSLGRTSANGSVNFDLPVSRRNSDFGALGTLTLNANAKFEQLSDFGTLTTIGGGANWSPVRRLNLIGSWTREEGAPSVQQLGDPILETPDTRIFDFTTGETVLVNAITGGNPDLQADSRNVFKLGANWQPFPNTELKLRADYVHTTIDKPISNFPGVTEAIEAAFPDRFVRDDEGQLVSVDLRPVNYDSSRRDTLRIGFDFSKPLKSAAPSQAAIAAFRARRGAQAPEGGPSPVGGPPQGSGEAGAPPREGAGRGGGGFGRFGGGGRNGGRLTFSLTDTITLVDQAVIAPGVPKLDFLHGDAFGQSGGRPRHEVEARAGYFNNGLGAFVSANWRSGTEVDNSNGEDLRFSPLATFDLRLSANLGQRFDLVAKHPWLRGSSVRFEVTNIFDSKPKVRDSSGGVPFNFQQDLLDPRGRTISVTFRKLFLPPASFFRGNGAGRRGGED comes from the coding sequence ATGAGATCCAGATCCATCCTCCTCGCCGGCTCGGCATTCCTGCTCGTTGCGGGCGCAGCGTCAGCGCAAGACCCGGCCCAGCCGATCGATTCCCAGACCCAGCAACAACAACAGCAGCCGGACCAACCGGATACGGGCCCGGTCGACACTGTTCCCGATGACCTGGCGGAGGAAGATTCGCAGGCCATCGTCGTCACCGGCACCAAGCCCCGCGGATCGGTGATCGGCGACATCCCGCCCGAGAACACGCTTAACAGCCGCGACATCCAGGCGACCGGCGCGACGGACATCAACCAGCTGCTCGATGCAATCGCTCCCCAGGTCGGAAGCGCACGCGGCCGCGGCGGCGAACGTCCAGTTATGCTTCTCAACGGCCAGAGGATCTCGAGCTTCCGTGAGCTTCGCGATATCCCGCCCGAAGCGATCAGCAGGGTGGAAATCCTGCCCGAGGAAGTCGCGCTCAAATACGGCTATTCGGCTGACCAAAGGGTCGTGAACTTCGTTCTTCGGCCGCGCTTCCGGTCGACCTCAACGCTTCTTCGCGGAACGGTGCCCACGGAGGGAGGCTTTGTCGGCGGCACAGCCGACGTGACCAGGCTGATGATCGGCGAAAAGGGCCGGACCACCGTCAACTTCCACGCCGAAGACAGCGGCATGCTGACGGAGTCGGAGCGGGACATCCTGCTTGAGCAGCCGCCCGCGGCCGGTTCGCCCGACCCGCGAACGGCGCGCTCCCTGATCGGCTCCAGGCGCGACCTTCGCGCAAGCATCACCGACAACCGCCAGATCGGCACGCTCGCGGTGACCGGCAATGCCGAGCTCGAGCACACTGACGGCAAGTCGCTCGTCGGCCTCGACACCGCGCTGCTGGAGCCGCTGGCTCGAAACACCAGCAGCGACACCGCGCATGTGGGCTTCGTCGTCGGCGGGAACGCCGGCAAGTGGGACTGGTCGGTCACGGGCAACGGCGACGCCGCCCACAACGTGACGAAAACGGACGTCGATTCGACGGATTTGCGCGACCGCGGGATCACCAACAGCCTTTCGGGCGATGTCGATGCGGTTGCGAACGGCACGCTTTTCCGGCTCCCCGCCGGGGATGCGAGCACCACGCTGCATGTCGGGGCGGCAACCATCCACCAGGATAGCGAGCGCCGGCACGAAGGCGTGGAAACGTCCAACTCGCTCGGACGGACCAGCGCCAACGGGTCGGTCAACTTCGACCTGCCGGTGTCGCGGCGCAATTCCGATTTCGGTGCGCTCGGCACCCTCACTCTCAACGCCAATGCGAAGTTCGAGCAGCTGTCGGACTTCGGGACTCTGACCACCATTGGCGGCGGAGCCAACTGGTCGCCGGTTCGGCGGCTCAACCTGATCGGAAGCTGGACACGTGAAGAAGGCGCGCCCTCGGTTCAGCAGCTGGGCGATCCGATACTGGAAACTCCCGACACCCGGATCTTCGATTTCACCACCGGCGAAACCGTGCTCGTCAATGCGATCACGGGCGGCAACCCCGATCTCCAGGCCGACAGCCGAAACGTGTTCAAGCTCGGAGCGAACTGGCAGCCGTTCCCGAACACGGAGCTGAAGCTTCGCGCCGATTACGTGCACACGACGATCGACAAGCCGATCTCCAACTTCCCCGGGGTGACCGAAGCGATCGAGGCTGCATTCCCCGATCGGTTCGTTCGCGACGATGAGGGGCAGCTCGTCAGCGTCGACCTTCGACCGGTCAATTACGACAGCTCGAGGCGGGATACGCTTCGAATTGGCTTCGACTTTTCCAAGCCTCTGAAGTCTGCGGCACCGTCGCAGGCGGCGATCGCGGCGTTCCGCGCTCGCCGTGGTGCCCAGGCTCCCGAAGGCGGCCCGTCGCCCGTGGGCGGGCCGCCCCAGGGATCAGGCGAAGCCGGAGCTCCTCCGCGCGAGGGAGCGGGCCGCGGCGGCGGCGGATTCGGCCGTTTCGGCGGCGGCGGCCGCAACGGAGGCCGCCTGACTTTCTCGCTGACGGACACGATCACGCTTGTGGACCAGGCGGTGATCGCTCCGGGCGTTCCCAAGCTCGATTTCCTCCACGGCGACGCATTCGGGCAGAGCGGCGGGCGGCCGCGGCACGAGGTCGAAGCCCGCGCAGGCTATTTCAACAATGGGCTGGGCGCGTTCGTCTCCGCCAACTGGCGAAGCGGGACGGAGGTCGACAATTCCAACGGCGAGGACCTGCGCTTTTCGCCGCTGGCGACGTTCGACCTGAGACTGTCCGCCAACCTGGGTCAGCGCTTCGATCTTGTAGCGAAACACCCGTGGCTGCGGGGAAGTTCAGTCCGCTTCGAGGTGACGAACATCTTCGATTCTAAGCCGAAGGTGCGCGATTCCTCAGGCGGCGTCCCATTCAATTTCCAGCAGGACCTGCTGGACCCGCGCGGGCGGACGATCAGCGTCACCTTCCGAAAGCTGTTCCTTCCGCCGGCGAGCTTCTTCCGCGGGAATGGCGCCGGCCGCCGCGGCGGAGAGGACTAG
- a CDS encoding DUF445 domain-containing protein, protein MMTPAALARFNPAQPGATGMKIAATGLLVLMAATFVATRMLEPAYPWLGYVKAFSEAAMVGGLADWFAVTALFRHPLGLPIPHTAIIPRNKDRIGEALAAFINENFLVPSVVARRMRNIDVAGAAGRFLRTPAAEGTRIRQGASRLIADIFEGLDDERLGGIVKGAIAGRIEKMEVAPLLGHALASAINEDRHVPMLEAAIRWMARALEANEELIRAMVHKKANWALKLAGLDAKLADAILDGLRKLTAEMSTDPAHPVRMKVEEALAQLANDLQMNPDTRAKVEEMKEQLLANRSVALWIDTLWQKGREAIIRAARNPDAALAGRLGEVLRSMGASLEQDPRIRAAINQFVRRAAAGTAQSYGSSIVKLVSETIRSWDARTVTARLEAAVGRDLQYIRINGTLVGGLVGIVIHALDSL, encoded by the coding sequence ATGATGACCCCCGCCGCACTCGCGCGCTTCAACCCCGCCCAGCCCGGCGCGACCGGCATGAAGATCGCTGCAACCGGCCTGCTCGTGCTGATGGCAGCCACGTTCGTCGCGACGCGCATGCTTGAGCCTGCCTATCCGTGGCTCGGCTACGTGAAGGCGTTTTCGGAAGCGGCAATGGTCGGCGGCCTTGCCGACTGGTTTGCGGTGACAGCGCTGTTCCGGCATCCGCTCGGCCTGCCGATTCCGCACACTGCGATCATACCGCGAAACAAGGATCGCATCGGCGAAGCGCTGGCAGCCTTCATCAACGAGAATTTCCTGGTCCCCTCGGTGGTGGCGCGCCGGATGCGGAACATCGACGTCGCCGGAGCAGCAGGACGATTCCTTCGAACGCCCGCTGCGGAGGGGACGCGGATCCGTCAGGGCGCGTCGCGGCTTATCGCCGACATCTTCGAGGGGCTCGACGACGAGCGGCTGGGCGGGATTGTGAAGGGAGCGATCGCCGGCCGCATCGAGAAGATGGAGGTCGCGCCGCTGCTCGGCCATGCTCTGGCCTCAGCGATCAACGAAGACCGCCACGTGCCTATGCTTGAAGCGGCAATCCGCTGGATGGCGCGCGCGCTCGAGGCCAACGAAGAGCTGATCCGCGCCATGGTTCACAAGAAAGCCAACTGGGCGCTCAAGCTCGCCGGGCTGGACGCCAAGCTCGCCGACGCGATCCTCGACGGGCTTCGCAAGCTGACCGCCGAAATGTCCACCGACCCGGCGCACCCGGTGCGGATGAAGGTCGAGGAAGCGCTCGCCCAGCTCGCGAACGACCTTCAGATGAATCCGGACACGCGCGCCAAGGTCGAGGAGATGAAGGAGCAACTCCTCGCCAACCGCTCTGTCGCTTTGTGGATCGATACCCTGTGGCAGAAAGGCCGAGAGGCGATCATTCGCGCTGCCCGCAATCCCGACGCAGCGCTCGCGGGGCGGTTGGGCGAAGTGCTCCGCTCGATGGGCGCGTCGCTCGAACAAGACCCGAGAATCCGCGCCGCCATCAACCAGTTTGTCCGCCGGGCAGCTGCGGGCACCGCGCAAAGCTACGGAAGCTCGATCGTCAAGCTCGTGTCGGAAACTATCCGAAGCTGGGATGCGCGGACGGTCACTGCGCGGCTCGAAGCGGCGGTCGGCCGCGACCTCCAGTATATCCGGATCAACGGCACCCTGGTGGGCGGGCTCGTCGGCATCGTCATCCACGCGCTCGACTCGCTCTAA